tgcatatatattttttattttgtattgaacTGTTAATTGAAGCTTTAAAAGCATATATGGAATGTGTAAATCTAAGATGTATAATAAAATGCACTGTTGACTCGAGtgttttctggaaggtttttggTCATTTATAAACGTCAGGTTATCAGGATTGAAGAAGGTCATCATTTAGGGTATGTTGTTTCccttacatttttcatttatatacaaAGCATTGTTTAATTGCTTACTTGGACAGTCCCTGCCCAGCACACTTAAGCGTCCTTCTTATTGCAAAGTTCTTCCCAGATACTTGTTTCCATACTGCTGGTCTCAGGTCTTTTCTTTGTCTAGTCTCACAGTGCTTTGCTTAAATCCTGCCtttcaacaaaatacaaaaagatgctaaaataaaggggaaaaagaacCTAATTCCCAAAGAAAGGCCACGTAATTAGATCACAGGCTAaccacatattttcatgtgtagTTTTCATCGCATGCAGTATCTGAAAATATCCAGTGAGTAACAGTAGCTAAAGAAAACGAAATAAATCACAGAAATGATTATTAAAACCCTGTTACTTTTGAAAGGACTTACTTTGGCGGAGttgagggtgagagagaagtgAGGTTCTCCCAGGAgagtaattttttctttcatgcatTTCACACTGGCACATTACCTGCCCGAAAGTGGCCTTAGGAGTTTACATGAGGACCTGACTGCTAGTTTTTTTCCTGACACACACATGTGACACAAACAGAACATGATTATGATTAGTCACTTACTTAGAGTAGCATCTGGCCTGTTTTCATCTCACCCCGTGGCCCTGTGTACTTAGCCAACTCAGAGCAGTGCTCCTCTTCGCTGACTGGACAGACCTTGGAACTCAACAGTCAGAGCCTCTGATCCCAGCAGCTGAAGCTAGTCAGGTGACTGAAGTAGCGAGGCTAAGAGCAGGTTGCTTTCACCTGCTAGTCCTATTTCCTTCTGCCCCCAATTTTCAAGATACAATTTAACACTGTATTGATTAGCTTTTATTCCCTTGGGTGAATAATACACttgaaaatgtaataataaatttGCAAACAGTATATTTGCTAATTGGCCTTATAggtgaaaaaaacacaaagatacGGTTCTAGTCAAACAGCTTGTGTagtgaacaaaaaaaaaataggcttgaGAAATACAGGCTGGATTAAAGGAAACAATCTCTCAGATGAGTTAATTAAGGCAAGTATTTTTTGCCTGAGAATATAAGCAGCGTATCAGCCAGCAAGTACATTATCATCTTGTGCTGCTTTGTTTCATGACTTAGCATATAGTTACCTCAGCTGTTTTTCACGTTCTAAATCGAGGCTAAGTTGAACATGTCAGGTTTTACAGGTAGACAGTCTACTGCAGCACGCCGGGCAACATTTACTGGTGCTCTAGGTAGAGATGATTCCCTTGTCCATTAAGTTTGGGAAGCACAGCCAGCATTGCACCTGGGGATTCACAATGTATAGGGAGTGTTAGCAAGGGCCCTGAGAAGCCTAACTATGAAGAGATTTGTCAACAAGGCTTAACCCTTAACCTAGGGTTTCCCAAACTCACTGGAGCATGGGACATTGTTTTTCACAGCTCTTGCATTACTATTCTTTAAACAAGCCGCTGCAGAGCTCAACTAGTTTGGGAGACTGATTACAGCATAACTGAAATTCAACTAAAAtgtttttggtaaaaaaaaaagaccttgttCAGTAATACAGTAActgtaaattattttctaactGGTGTTTTCAAAAACACTTAGTATAAATGGCCATTAAGAAGGTATAGCTATTTAGAAGTTAATCTAAGCACATTCAATTCCACAAGGAATGAACGTTATTTAATAAAGTGGCCAGGAATGAacattttattgagcacttactctgtgccaggaatacTCCCtttctaatttaatcttcaaaatgagCTGGCAAAAGCCCATTTTATgagtgaagaaactgaaaataaacgTTATGTATCAccatgtggcagagctgggaatggAACTCAAGTCAGTGTGACTCTTAAGATGTAAATAAGTTACAGGAttcagatgaatgcataaaacaTCTTTATGAAGAAGGCAAGCATGAGAAAACTTCACCTGAAAAGTTACCGTGAGATGTGACTGAGAACTTCTAAAAAAAGACTCTTTCAAAATTTTGCAGTTCGATCTAAAAGACACGCTAAGTGTTACCTTAAGGATTTCCTAATGCATGATGCATTAGGACAACACAAAATGTTGAGACTCAAAGAAATCCAACAGTTAAAAAGATTCCTTTACTTGCAACCCACCCGTAACTAACCCaagaaccttttaaaaataattcaaaagtagCTGCCAAAGATTCCCATCGATTCATCACTGGTGAAATATCCAAAAACTTACAGGATTTGCAAGAGTTCCAAACTATacatctataaaaataataaaacatctcTCAACAGGAACAGGAAGGCCCGGACTCCTGCTCGGCAGCGTCCGCATCTGGGTCTTCCTCGCCAGGCTCCTTCTCCTGCTGCTGTTTCTTCCACAGTTTGGCCATGGCCAGGAGCTTGAGGTTGGGCTGGTTGGCAGCATCTTCCGGAAAGATGTAATCATAGTATTCTTCCCAGCCTGCATCCGACTacaggaaaaaagtaaaacagttaAAAGATAAGCTAACACAAGGCTGGAATACGTTTCAGTTAAAGTGGAGAATTCTCACTGGGAAACCCAGGGTTCAAATTCAACTTACCTTCATTGTGCAAAACAACATCAAAGTCTACTTGGAAAGCAgaattttcaaagagaaattaGAAGGGCCTGGCCTGGTAGAGTGGGAGTAATTGCTGTTGGATGGGTGTTGCTGCAGCTGTAGCTCACTGAGAGCTACAACCTGGTGGAAAATGCCCTAAAAATCTAAGCATAGCTCCTGTATGGTCAATCGAAAAGACAGTCAGTGTCTTCAACCCCATCTTGCAGTCTTACGTgagtctttaaatttttaaagatttacttaGTATTTACCCAATAGTGAAAGCCATAAATCTGTGATTATCCTGACACCCTGCCTTTGAATCCCACCTCCAATCGGGCACTGATTTCACTTCCTAAAGGTCGCCCTGGTCCCAGCTCCCAACACCACCTTGCTTTGCTTACAATAGCCTCCCAACAGACCCTCCTCCAACGAAGCCCCTCAAATCAACCCGCAGGAGACACCAACTGTGTCAGAGCTTTACTACAGCCTACAAAGCCTCCACCCTGACCTCCTGCTTAATGCTCCGGAAATACATTTCATGCAGTTTCTGGAACCAAGCACCAGGAAGAACCTTtgccaacccccaccccccaccgttCTCCAGCCCTGGGTGGACCATACACCCTGCTGTGTTGCCATGGTAGCCAGACTGTGACTGGCTCCTCCTCCAGCTGTCAACCCCCTTTCTCAGATTGTATACACGCCACTTCAAAGTATGCATTTCAAAGTCGGGTGCATTTCTGCTCAGCTGGCAGGAAAGGACCAGCTCAGGGGCTCAGTTCTTACCCCATCATCAGCTTggacctttcttctcttcttgacTTTCTCTGGCATGAGTTGGTCTACTCTCTCCTTATCTGATACTGTTCCAAATTCATCTTCAAAGCTTCGCCAAGATTCCAGCAACATaagtctctcttccttttcttcacagtTCCGCATGGTTTTGTTAGCCTCTTCATAAATTTGTCTGCATTTAGCcaaacttccttccttccctgaggacaactcAAACTGTGCAAAACTGATCCAtaccttaaaaaatattattaaagaacCAAATTAACCATGTCACCCAGAAAACAATGTAATAATAAAGCTAATTTCTTGTTAGTGACATCTGAGCATAGTAACGTGTTCATCTCTAGTATTTCAATACAACAGACTGACTAGATGCTTCTATATAGGAATGGTGAAGCAGTCTGCTTCTACATCCAATTAGGTGTCTGAAATAGTCTCAAAATCctgaagtttaattttttattcaacCCTACGATATCCAAGTTATTTACACGCAGTATAAATATTGACCTGGTATAAGCTTAACATTCCAAAGTCCTCTGAGACTCACAAGCTCTCTGTAAAAGTAAggaaatcatataaaataaatatattaaaaaatcccacacacttaaaatatagaaatacacTATTTCTTCTGGACTGCTGATTCAAGCAAAATTAAAGATAACCCACAATGCACAGGATACCTTGACATGTTGTGTCCGTTGAAGCAATCGTCGGTAAAGATTTCGTGTTCTTTCAGTTTCTTCCTGCTCAATTTCAAAATCAATATATGATTTCCAAAGCACCTAAGAAAGATAACCTCATAGGTCAGTCTTGACATTTAAGAAGCAACATGCCCCTATCCAAAGTACAGCCTAACTAGCATTCTAACCTAGGAAATCTAGGAACCTAGAACTTTCATGACCAATTAAGGAACAGACTGTATGTGGATACAAGAAATAATACTGGTGTTTACAGACTGGCCAAAATTTGGCTAAGTGTCTACATTATGAGAAAAAAGACCTTGGGTTCACTTTTGGATTCTCTTCTAGACTTATCAAAAGAGCAGGGTAACTTGCCAAACCTCCCAGGCACTGTCATGAGGCTGCCACAAACCACGGACTTGCGGGGAGAAAACAGGCCTAGATCAGCCAGTGCATACCGTTTTTGTCTCCACTCTAAGTTCCCTGATATGCCTGAGTCCAACTCAACAAGCATCCAGGGCACAGCTGCCCACCCGCCTGGCACAGCCCGTCAGGGCACAGGGACCAGGAAGATGTGGCCCAGACGCCTGGAGGCCGCAGTCTGTGGAGCGGCTGAGGCCAAGTGATGGGACCAGTGACACATAAGAGCCCTGCCCAGTGCAGTCAGCAGGGCCTGGTGAACCGCTCAGTGCAGGGTCACACCAGAGCGAGAGTCACTGAGCGAGCTCAGTGGTTCCTGAGAGGTTCACGCTGTCCTAGCTGTTGTCTGGTGCCACCTCGCGGCTCAAGCTTAGATCCTGACGGGATGATTTCAGGCCCTGTGGCCAGCCAGGCCAGCCTGGACAGGGGCAGTGGTACCTCCAGGAACATCCTGGTTTAGTGAGAGCCTAATCCAGGCAAAACTGCACCAGAGGGATCCGGGGCTGTGCAGTCTCAACCTTTACCTCCCTTGTTCTCCAGGTGGCCTTGACTGCGCTGCCCTGGCTCATCCTCTTTAGCCTTCTGttaagagaaagggaggagggcttccctggtggcgcagtggttgggagtctgcctcccgatgcaggggacgcgggttcgtgccccggtccaggaggatcccacatgccgcggagcggctgggcccgtgagccgtgaccgctgagcctgcacgttcggagcctgtgctccgcaacgggagaggccacagcagtgagaggcccgcgtaccgcccaaaaaaaaaaaaaaaaaaaaaaaaaaaaaaaatccacgaaaaagagaaagggaggaagatcCCACCCATAAGATCCCAATTCATCCTGGCGTCACAGTGGGGCTGTGTTGTGCTGTGCTACCCGACTAGAGAGGGCTGCTTCCCCCGCCTTCCTGTCTCCAAAACAGGAAGTCCTAATCTGAGTGAAAAAGACTATAGGTGAGATGGTCTTTATACTCTAAGAGGCACACATATTCACAAGGTCATCTGAGGTAACACTGGGCAAGCGTCTAAGATAAAGCCATAGTCACCCCGCGGGCCTCACCTCCGGCATGTCCAAGCGTGGCTGACTGATGGCTAACTCGTAGATGGCCCGGGCTCTCTCGATATCGCCAAGGATTGTCTCTAATTCTGCAAATTTAATCCAAGAGGTACAATTTTCAGGCCCAAATTCCAGGAACTTTTCATAAAGCTTCCGGCATCTGTCAAATTCTCGAAGCTGTAGCTCCAGTTCTATGTAACCTTTAAATAACTTGTTCTTCGGACACTTGCCTATGGAAGTTCCCTGGAAAAAAAGATAACCGACCGCTGTGATGTCTGAGTGGGTCTGACTTGTGCAGACATCCTCAGCCTGGCCTAGAAGCTGTTCTCTGCTGAGCAACAGCCTTGGCACATCAACACGGCGCACCACCCTCTCCCTCTGCAGTAACGCACTGCTCAAACTGGCTCGACAGAGACCAAAGGAAACCCTCCAATTCACTCAGCTGTCAAGTCGGCCTGTTTTGCAAGAGATATAGTGTTCCAGAACTGTTCGGAAAACTATTTTGAATTTCACCTGGTTTCTCAGGATGTCCTAGTGAATGCGGATGTCAGATGGACAACACCTCCCATGAGTAAAAGGATAATCAAGGGACGAACCCTGCTGCCCACAGCCAGGGTGAGAGTAGCTTACCAGAAGGATAGCTGCATCTGATCCTATTAAGAAATTTTAGAACACTTGTTAAGAGGAAGGTGCACTTAATACACCAAAAATCTTGTACAGGATCAGAATACTAAAGAGCTAAGATCCGATGTCTCTAGCCGGAGGAAAGATCTGAAACATCTCTAACTGTCCAATGTTGACACAGAATAACTTAAGCATCATCACCCAATCTTTCTTCAAAGGCCGTGCTTTCGAACAAGTCTCAGGTTATAAAGGCACAGTATTTCTGCTGCCTTCTCAAGAGGAATCACATAACCTGTAAGCAttaagattttaatttccttctcgAAGGACTTAATGATGCATCTTGAGCCTTTCTTTACTCACCAAAGCTCTTCTGGCAAATGGTaaatttttctgtcttatttcaaaCTGTGCATACAGTAACCACATTTTGGCAAATGTGAACTAGAAAACAAAAGCGCAAAAACTCAcataagttaaatttaaattaacaagGGCCACAGACGAACTTCCCTAAAGCTACAGAGCTAGGACAgatgtatcttttcatttataaGCTAAGAAGACAATATTTGACAGAAATTAGGAACAGTAATCTAGGCACTTCACTCTAACGCAGGGCTCTGCAGCCCCTACTGAGAGGCAGCTTGGTTTGTGGGTGTGCTGTGATCAGGCAGAACATGGCCCTCTATTCTAGAAGGCAACTCGGTCAACACCTGTGTCTCTCATGCTGGGAAATACACAGAGATCATGTGTCAACCATCCCCAGAACACGCGTGTTCCCTGCGCCTGCAGACGACCACACAGGTGCCAGCAGCCGGTTGGCTGTCCCCTCTCATGCTGAGCTCAGTCTCTTCTGATTACCATCCTCCTGGAATTTTTCCATTAGCATATATATCAGTCATTGGTCACTTAACACAGGCTGCCTGCTCAACTAGACTGTAAGCTGTTTTCAGAGGCAAAGAGTATATCttattcttatttatgttttccacAGAGCCTAGCACAGGGAAGAGCCAATCAATAAATATGATTTCACTGAATTATTTCACAAGTAACAGATGCAGGAGTTTGATGTGTCTGGAACAGAACATTTAGAGCAAACATACCTTTTTATGAGGAATGAGTTCCAAAGAGGCTTGGTAAACTTGTCTTGTCCTCTCCGGATCCTGCATTAGGATAAGAAATTTGCACAAAATATTTACGTCTATTACTAATACTAATTTTACTATTACTAATATATACCCCTAACATTGAATATGTTCCTACAAGTTATTTTCAAACCCTGATTGCATTTATGATCAAAATTGAACTGCCTCTGGCCATCAAACTTTGATCACAGAATCACCCACAATACAGCCCTCAAACTCTTTCGCCTGACAGCAGAAACAAAGATGTTCTACAGTCTCGGATCAGCAGCAGAAAGTTAACATTTTCCTATTAACTTACACACAACCAATTTCTGAAAATTTGCTAAAAGTAAGAATGTGCAATCCAGCTGTGATCCCTCTTCATGAGAAAACCCAGGAAACTATAGATAATGAAACTAAGGGCTAGTTCATTGTTCCCTTTCAAGTTCCAAGTAATAATCTTGTTGCATctcaaggtttaaaaaaaaatacagcaaaactaAAAACCACCTCACCTATGTCCACTACAGGTGTGGAGTTTAAAACGTggcagaggggacttccctggtggcatagtggttaagaacccgcctgccaacgcaggggacgtgggtttgatccctggtccaggaagatcccacatgctgcagagcaactaagcccgtgcaccacaactactgagcctgcgtacctagagcccacgagccacaactactgaagcccgtgtaccgcaactactgagcccacgagccacaactactgaagcccatgcacctagagcccatgctccacaacaacagaagccaccgcaatgagaagcccgtgcactgcaacgaagagtagcccccgctccctgcaactagagaaaacccatgtgcagcaacgaagacccaacgcagccaaaaaaaccccaaaaaacaaacaaccttatAAAATGTGGTATCAGTTCCCAGCCGCGCCAGCAGGGCCAACGCGCAGGGGGAGGAGCCCGCCCCCAGCCACCCCAGGACTAGGCTCTGCACCTTCGCCTCCAGCTCCTCGTAGAGGGCGTAGTTGATCCACAGGTAGATGTAGCGCTTCCAGTGCCTCTTCTCCTGCACAGGCGGCACGTTGGCGATGGCTCGCTCGTAGACTTCCCGCACCGTCTCTGCCTCTGCGTCGCTTTCAACCAAGCGCAAGTAATCGAACCATGCATCGTAGTTGTGCGGGTTAGCCTAGAAAGATAAGGttaataattagaaaacaaaccCAGAGCTGCACCTGCGGGACTATGTGAGGTGAAAGAAGGCAGCAGACTGACTTTCTGTACTCTAGCAACTTTTTTCTAGACTTTACAggctatttcatttaaaaataccattcTTGAGGTTCtataatagaaaaggaaaaggactATAGAAGACAGACTATTAGCCAGAGGTTCCCCCAGCAAAGCCCCTTTTATCTACAACAGCTTATTTTTTTGGACTATaccaatttttcattttttttcaagaaggTGTAAGTGGAAAAATGACTTAGAGACAAATACATAAAGATCAATAACAActgatgttttttccttttttattttttttaatgcagcagCAAATGGTAATCAGAGTAGACCCCTGCTCTGGTGGTGCCCTGGATGCCTCTCCTCCACAGAGGTGAAGGGTGCCAGCTCCCCGTCTTCCCACCCTGGCAGCCACCGCACTTGGCTGAGTAAAGACCCCTGATTGAGGGTCTGGGGCACATGAGTGGGTGACGTGGAGATGAAGCACACTGCGAACTGGTTTCTGGAAGTAGTATCCATTGGTGGGTCAGTCATCCCTGGCCAGACTGAAATGTGACTGTCTCATCTCCTGCTCCAGGACTTTCTGCAACTGCCCTGATTCCCGCCCATTATCCAAGCCTGCTCCTCCAGCTTCCTATTGATTCTGTAAACCTCCCAGTATCTATAGCTATGAAAATAGACATCTATTTTTTTATGTGTCTTTGTTTATATATGTGACTCCATAGCACTATGCCTAGATTTAAAATTACGATGGAATTATACCATGCTCACAACTGCAAACCTGCCTTTTCAATTAATAGCAATATGTCTTGAATATTATCTTGCTGACCCCATTTAACACCAGACTTAGTCCTTTGTTTGGAGATATCTTAATTAATTTGGCCAAgcagaagtattttaaaatacagagcaGAGCAGTAAAGGAAAACACTACTACCTTTGAATTCAAATCAAAATAGTACCTTACAGACAGAGATGAGAATGGAACCCTAACTACAATATGTCTTTTGTTCAAGCAATTAAGCCAAAAGGTAATGTATAAAAATGGGTTTTTTCGATCAATCTCTGACTCttccatcttctttaaaaaatgagctcAAATGGATTTCAGATTGCTTTTGCTCAAGTTCTTTGTGTATAATCAGCAACCAACAAAGTGACTTCCAACATGCGAGTGGCAGAGCAAATCCAAGCGCTGTCTGCTTGCCTTTTCTACCAGCCCCGTTTACCTCCCCATCTGGAATGCCAATTTACTGCACACACAGGACGGAGAGCGATGCTGTGGCCCAGGACTAGCCAGCAGGTCCCTGCCAGCACAACCACTCACCGCCAGTGCTCACCTTCACCTCCTCCTCATACTGGAACCTCCGTTTGCTCACGATGATGTCTTCAATGCCCCGCCTGTCACCAAACTTCTTCTCAAAGATGGTGTAATTTTTAAAGAGTTCCTGGGCTTCCTGCTTTGAAATTCGATCCAGGGCGTACTTATAGATCACTCGTACCCTCTCAAACTGAAAGCAGACAGGATGATTATCTTCCAGAACACAGTATTCTCATTCTAGCCACAACTTGAAAAGTAATTATGACATAAAACATTACTTGTAAGTTAGATTATGAGGCCTCAAAATGCCCGAAGTACgacttttcttctcccttttgttgAGGTACTTTTAGCCAGGATGGACTGACACTCTCCTCTGAGCCCCACATTTAACAGTGTACCTAACGCTGCCAGCTGGATGTCGTCCATGCATCTCAGACTCACCCAAGCTCGCTCCTCCCACCCAGCTGGGTCGTTGTCAGACTCCCCGTCCTGGGTAGTCACACCCACCACCCTGATCACACACCTGCTCTGTCAGGGGCCTCCCCAACTCCTCTCTCCTGCATTCCTCACACTGGCTGCTTCCACAGCCCTgccctttctacctcctcaacaCAGCCCTTCACTTCTCCCCAGGCCTCTGCCGACCCACCTCCATTTCTCCCTTGACCATGTGAAAAGCGCCCCCATGCCCACTCTGCCGCCCTCTTCCCAATACACTCTGCATGAACCAGCCAGAGGCTCCCCTCACAGCACAGATGACATCCGACCACTTCCTGCTTAAGACCCTCCACACTTCCCACCGGCCTGAGGACAGAATCTGAACTCACCTCTGGGACCTG
This portion of the Pseudorca crassidens isolate mPseCra1 chromosome 15, mPseCra1.hap1, whole genome shotgun sequence genome encodes:
- the CRNKL1 gene encoding crooked neck-like protein 1, which encodes MAASTAAGKQRIPKVAKVKNKAPAEVQITAEQLLREAKERELELLPPPPQQKITDEEELNDYKLRKRKTFEDNIRKNRTVISNWIKYAQWEESLKEIQRARSIYERALDVDYRNITLWLKYAEMEMKNRQVNHARNIWDRAITTLPRVNQFWYKYTYMEEMLGNMAGARQVFERWMEWQPEEQAWHSYINFELRYKEVDRARTIYERFVLVHPDVKNWIKYARFEEKHGYFAHARKVYERAVEFFGDEHMDEHLYVAFAKFEENQKEFERVRVIYKYALDRISKQEAQELFKNYTIFEKKFGDRRGIEDIIVSKRRFQYEEEVKANPHNYDAWFDYLRLVESDAEAETVREVYERAIANVPPVQEKRHWKRYIYLWINYALYEELEAKDPERTRQVYQASLELIPHKKFTFAKMWLLYAQFEIRQKNLPFARRALGTSIGKCPKNKLFKGYIELELQLREFDRCRKLYEKFLEFGPENCTSWIKFAELETILGDIERARAIYELAISQPRLDMPEVLWKSYIDFEIEQEETERTRNLYRRLLQRTQHVKVWISFAQFELSSGKEGSLAKCRQIYEEANKTMRNCEEKEERLMLLESWRSFEDEFGTVSDKERVDQLMPEKVKKRRKVQADDGSDAGWEEYYDYIFPEDAANQPNLKLLAMAKLWKKQQQEKEPGEEDPDADAAEQESGPSCSC